Proteins from a genomic interval of Siniperca chuatsi isolate FFG_IHB_CAS linkage group LG10, ASM2008510v1, whole genome shotgun sequence:
- the plp2b gene encoding proteolipid protein 2b: MADTTESSPAANCLEKLKSYVRTQKGFILAAEILISFIIIICYAASLYGGYSAVAICEMVFAMVFFGIFMMEMDKQIQVVNWVWSDLFRAGIGAILYIITSLICVIGGAGDGARIAGGVFGLIAGLLFSYDTYTIFLQIKSSRQHTAASTDDRV, translated from the exons ATGGCTGATACAACCGAGTCCAGCCCCGCAGCTAACTGCCTGGAGAAGTTGAAAAGTTACGTGAGGACCCAGAAAGGGTTTATCCTCGCAGCTGAAATA CTCATCAGtttcattatcatcatctgCTACGCCGCATCTCTGTATGGAGGCTACTCTGCTGTGGCCATCTGCGAGATGGTCTTCGCCATGGTCTTCTTCGGCATCTTCATGATGGAGATGGACAAGCAGATCCAAGTGGTCAACTGGGTCTGGAGC GATCTTTTCCGTGCAGGTATCGGCGCTATCCTTTACATCATCACTTCTCTGATTTGTGTGATTGGAGGAGCCGGGGATGGCGCTCGTATCGCAGGCGGG GTATTTGGTTTGATTGCTGGTCTGCTGTTTTCCTATGACACCTACACCATCTTCCTGCAAATCAAGAGCTCCAGGCAGCACACGGCAGCTTCCACCG ATGACAGAGTTTAA